A portion of the Cellulophaga algicola DSM 14237 genome contains these proteins:
- a CDS encoding response regulator yields the protein MILEILLVDDDPIGQYLHNNILTKCNFPEQLMFENGALALDYILEKKDEDILFLIFLDINMPVMNGWELLEALSENCIKPAIKVVILTSSIDSSDREKANGYPQVVKFLEKPLTESCVSQIKSNTDLSSYF from the coding sequence ATGATTTTGGAGATATTACTCGTTGATGATGATCCTATAGGACAGTATCTACATAACAACATACTAACTAAGTGTAACTTTCCAGAACAACTAATGTTCGAAAATGGCGCTTTAGCATTAGATTATATTCTTGAAAAGAAAGATGAAGACATCTTATTCTTAATTTTTCTAGATATAAATATGCCTGTAATGAATGGGTGGGAGCTTCTAGAAGCATTGAGTGAAAATTGTATTAAACCAGCAATTAAAGTTGTCATTCTTACGTCATCAATTGATTCTTCTGATCGTGAAAAAGCTAATGGATACCCGCAGGTAGTTAAGTTTCTAGAAAAACCTTTAACCGAATCATGCGTAAGTCAAATTAAATCAAATACAGATTTATCATCCTACTTTTAA
- a CDS encoding DUF6500 family protein produces MTEAIKKKIIAVCDDKIEKKGSNVGLSFYAFFANKNDNPKLLLEVAQWWIMEHKLDHFEKALKIKALAQEIDSLG; encoded by the coding sequence ATGACCGAAGCAATAAAGAAAAAAATAATAGCAGTTTGTGATGATAAGATTGAAAAAAAGGGTTCAAATGTCGGACTTTCTTTTTACGCCTTTTTTGCAAATAAAAACGACAATCCAAAACTTTTACTAGAGGTCGCTCAATGGTGGATCATGGAGCATAAATTAGATCATTTTGAAAAAGCCTTGAAAATTAAAGCATTGGCGCAAGAAATAGATTCTTTAGGCTAA
- a CDS encoding precorrin-2 dehydrogenase/sirohydrochlorin ferrochelatase family protein, whose product MERNNLYPIFLKVSNLEILIVGGGNVALEKLTFLLKSSPDANVEMVSPMFREETIALAEKFAIKMNVTPYDKSFLENKHMVVATTDNIPVNEQVYHDCRAQNILVNVADNPPFCDFYMGGIVTKGNVKVAISTNGKSPTTAKRLRQFFEDVIPDNIDDLVKNLNEFRKTIKGDFEEKVETLNEFTKGLVNKKDAK is encoded by the coding sequence ATGGAACGCAACAACCTATATCCCATTTTTTTAAAAGTCTCTAATTTAGAGATCCTTATTGTAGGTGGAGGAAATGTAGCCTTAGAAAAACTCACTTTTTTATTAAAGTCTAGTCCTGATGCGAATGTAGAAATGGTTTCTCCTATGTTTAGAGAAGAAACTATAGCCTTAGCAGAGAAGTTTGCAATTAAAATGAATGTTACCCCGTATGATAAGAGCTTCCTAGAAAACAAGCATATGGTGGTAGCTACGACGGATAATATTCCAGTAAACGAGCAAGTGTACCACGATTGTAGAGCACAAAACATACTTGTTAATGTTGCTGATAACCCACCCTTTTGCGATTTTTATATGGGAGGTATCGTCACCAAGGGTAATGTAAAAGTTGCCATCTCTACCAACGGAAAATCGCCAACCACAGCAAAGCGATTACGTCAATTTTTTGAGGATGTTATTCCTGATAATATTGATGACTTAGTTAAAAACTTGAATGAATTTAGGAAAACTATAAAAGGAGATTTTGAAGAGAAAGTAGAAACTTTAAATGAGTTTACAAAAGGTCTCGTAAACAAAAAGGATGCAAAATAA